A window from Polyangium spumosum encodes these proteins:
- a CDS encoding AAA family ATPase: protein MFKRLYIHNFRCLQNLEVPIGDKPSVLLIGKNGTGKSTISHALALLADLARGTNRVGQLVKPGDFAHGRTDELMRFEVDVELSGRIHQYRLTLELPPGFKELRVQSEELLVAGQPIFTREHAQVTLHKASRAAAFLVDWHLIALPIIQEQSESDPLFLFKRWLAHSVIVAPIPSLITEESSGEALWPERDARNLGAWFAGLISHSPRVYTTIDGYLKALWADFWDIQNPLLGAETRSLKVQFRDGQRSLSLPFGALSDGEKCFFLCALVLAANEAYGPIFCFWDEPDSHLAIDEVGHFVMALRRSFESGGQVLMTSHNPETIRRFSDENTLLLSRRNHLEPTRIRSLEEIGVEGDLIEALLRGDVEA from the coding sequence ATGTTCAAGCGCCTTTACATCCACAACTTTCGATGTTTGCAGAACCTCGAGGTGCCCATCGGCGACAAGCCCTCGGTCCTCCTCATCGGGAAGAATGGAACGGGCAAATCGACGATCAGCCACGCCCTCGCGCTGCTGGCCGACCTGGCTCGGGGGACCAACCGCGTCGGGCAGCTCGTCAAGCCGGGGGATTTTGCGCATGGGAGGACGGACGAGCTCATGCGCTTCGAGGTGGATGTCGAGCTCTCCGGCCGCATTCACCAGTATCGACTGACCCTGGAGTTACCGCCCGGGTTCAAGGAGCTCCGGGTGCAGTCCGAAGAGCTGCTCGTGGCCGGGCAGCCCATCTTCACCCGGGAGCACGCCCAGGTCACCCTGCACAAGGCCTCACGCGCGGCGGCGTTCCTGGTCGACTGGCACCTGATCGCATTGCCCATCATCCAGGAGCAGTCCGAGAGCGATCCGCTCTTCCTCTTCAAGCGATGGCTCGCGCATTCGGTGATCGTGGCGCCGATCCCGAGCCTGATCACGGAAGAGTCCTCGGGGGAGGCGCTCTGGCCGGAGCGCGACGCCCGGAACCTCGGGGCGTGGTTCGCCGGGCTCATCAGCCATTCCCCCCGCGTCTACACGACCATCGATGGTTATCTCAAGGCTCTGTGGGCCGATTTCTGGGACATCCAGAACCCCCTCCTCGGGGCGGAGACGCGGAGCTTGAAGGTCCAGTTCCGCGACGGGCAGCGGAGCCTGTCTCTGCCGTTCGGGGCGCTGTCGGACGGCGAGAAGTGCTTCTTCCTGTGCGCGCTCGTCCTGGCGGCGAACGAGGCCTACGGCCCGATCTTTTGCTTCTGGGACGAGCCGGACAGCCACCTCGCGATCGACGAGGTGGGGCACTTCGTCATGGCGCTTCGGCGCTCCTTCGAGTCCGGCGGGCAGGTGCTGATGACCTCCCACAACCCGGAGACCATCCGCCGCTTCTCGGATGAAAACACGCTCCTCTTGTCGCGGCGAAATCACCTGGAGCCGACGCGCATCAGGTCGCTCGAAGAGATCGGCGTGGAGGGGGATCTCATCGAGGCGCTCCTGCGGGGTGACGTCGAGGCATGA